The following coding sequences lie in one Candidatus Neptunochlamydia sp. REUL1 genomic window:
- a CDS encoding two-partner secretion domain-containing protein, whose translation MSKRSLLALTLLPIVLMAKSLGPDVVQGDATFAHPTKHTMQIVTGDQTIINWDEFSIDPGETTRFVQPSHSSAVLNRVVTGTESHIMGSLLANGKVFLVNPNGILIGPDATIDTHGFIASTLDVLDSEFMKGSDLHFRGNSNGKVVNLGKVQAWDGDIALIGRYIENHGELHAPKGMASLAAAKEVLLKPNGEERVFICALSENATKKGTGITNLGKIEALKVHLLADGNPYKLAINHEGKIDATKVEQRNGEIFLVAENGVVEVHGQVAADKGEIRILGETVVLHDGSVVDASCNFGAGRVLIGGSFQGKDPHILNSKYTFIHPGATVNVNSYQEGNGGTAVIWSDGATHFHGLIQAQGGEIRGNGGAVEISGKRFLDISGGEAKRPAPAGTPGNLLLDPNDVMISDGVTTGISFFAPKTYTPTGPISTLSVYDLIALLNSGPVEVTTNSAYGGNGDIIIATNMDSSVGLGYATEHDFTLSSHRDLIIQASVQNSGSGNIICNVGRDLHMDGSNNGISRLGSQLGNVSIQTGRHILMVGGAAGQAHIGFDNPSMESNINMTVGGDIVLQSVNNFALIGHTNTSNISPTTFKGNITIDSVGGDILLSTLDSNNMFAQIGIASDQKNNDSSGPTQIEGNVDIRNVEGSLRLIGGTGGTGAYTLIGHGGRARSFVDRYLGDISVKTTGDISILGGSDSLGEKFAGIGFGQEFATKSTHHFTSKSVSVESGENIYLQSGQGSNPAFIGAFTGNHNGTVHADIGTVYVKSGGIISLLGNTYENASADSAIGITGSNGSGHCSIDIFAGKGLQLLGSTLPNGVSNVSIQNGLENGLIEGSISITVLNGDTVLSGGMNKPSASSHAFVRSNGDLDVNILNGNLDLIASDPAYFISKGIAKIYASDDITLTGNGCNNPAHISHTGLLSVKAGQHLRLLKNSFIENKSGVLTVIAGKNLDLSSLSSISNLSGNPMNIVVDHSASNSPDYGNGALIMAKGSKIYGTGPIQIYTSRQELNQIHGMIGETLFTPGNLFVPQTPEKWLSRYSNSFYHSGSPFTIHYKDGVLSPQRIERSQVIISEMLTDLHPYDEYLGWLLEFQTAYAELESTKMDGKATSSFQVIPDQLHYLRMKKNFDHSPRMTHFVTFPKTLNTGKK comes from the coding sequence ATGTCTAAACGCTCTTTACTTGCACTTACACTTCTCCCCATCGTATTGATGGCAAAATCTTTGGGACCTGATGTTGTTCAAGGAGATGCAACTTTTGCACACCCAACAAAACATACCATGCAAATCGTAACCGGGGACCAAACGATCATCAATTGGGATGAGTTTTCCATCGATCCCGGTGAAACCACCCGATTTGTTCAACCGAGTCACTCTTCAGCCGTCCTTAATCGCGTCGTTACAGGAACCGAAAGTCACATTATGGGCTCTCTTTTAGCTAATGGAAAGGTTTTTCTTGTAAACCCAAATGGCATTCTTATTGGTCCTGATGCAACCATCGATACCCATGGTTTTATTGCCTCAACTCTCGACGTTTTAGATAGCGAGTTTATGAAAGGGAGTGATCTCCATTTCCGCGGAAACTCAAATGGGAAAGTCGTCAATTTAGGAAAGGTACAAGCTTGGGACGGTGACATCGCTTTGATTGGCCGCTATATCGAGAACCATGGAGAGCTTCATGCCCCAAAAGGAATGGCTTCACTTGCAGCTGCTAAAGAAGTGCTTCTCAAACCAAACGGAGAAGAGAGAGTTTTTATCTGCGCCCTCAGTGAAAATGCGACAAAGAAGGGAACAGGAATTACAAATCTTGGAAAAATTGAGGCATTAAAAGTCCACCTTCTTGCTGATGGAAATCCTTACAAACTTGCAATCAACCATGAGGGAAAGATCGACGCCACCAAGGTAGAGCAAAGGAACGGAGAAATTTTCCTTGTTGCAGAAAATGGTGTTGTTGAAGTTCATGGACAAGTTGCCGCAGATAAAGGGGAAATCCGTATTCTTGGAGAAACGGTTGTTCTCCATGATGGTTCTGTTGTAGACGCCTCATGTAATTTTGGAGCTGGACGCGTTCTTATCGGAGGATCATTTCAGGGGAAGGATCCTCATATTCTGAATTCAAAATACACTTTTATCCATCCTGGAGCAACAGTAAATGTCAATTCCTACCAAGAAGGAAATGGTGGGACTGCAGTTATTTGGTCTGACGGAGCCACTCACTTTCATGGTCTCATCCAAGCACAAGGAGGAGAGATTAGAGGAAACGGAGGAGCGGTTGAAATTTCAGGGAAGCGCTTTCTTGATATTTCTGGAGGAGAAGCAAAACGCCCAGCACCAGCAGGAACGCCTGGAAACCTCCTTCTCGACCCCAATGACGTGATGATTTCCGATGGAGTAACTACAGGAATTTCATTTTTTGCCCCAAAAACATATACCCCTACTGGTCCTATTAGTACTCTATCCGTCTATGACCTTATAGCCCTTTTGAATTCTGGCCCTGTTGAGGTTACAACTAATTCTGCTTATGGGGGGAATGGAGATATTATTATCGCGACAAATATGGATAGCAGCGTAGGGCTAGGATATGCCACTGAACATGATTTTACCTTATCAAGTCACCGTGACCTTATCATCCAGGCAAGCGTTCAAAATAGTGGCAGTGGAAATATTATCTGCAACGTTGGGCGTGATCTTCACATGGATGGATCCAATAACGGTATTAGCCGCCTTGGGTCTCAACTGGGAAACGTTTCGATCCAAACAGGTCGCCACATATTAATGGTCGGGGGGGCTGCAGGGCAAGCTCATATTGGGTTTGATAATCCTTCTATGGAAAGTAACATTAACATGACAGTCGGGGGTGATATCGTCCTCCAGTCCGTTAATAATTTTGCTTTGATCGGCCATACAAATACAAGTAACATCTCGCCAACCACTTTTAAGGGAAATATCACAATTGACTCCGTTGGAGGAGATATTCTTCTCTCAACACTCGACTCAAACAATATGTTTGCTCAAATTGGAATCGCTTCAGATCAGAAAAATAATGACTCAAGTGGACCAACTCAAATTGAAGGAAATGTTGACATTCGAAATGTTGAGGGTTCACTCAGGCTCATTGGTGGAACCGGAGGAACCGGTGCTTATACATTGATTGGCCATGGCGGACGAGCACGCAGTTTCGTCGATCGATATCTAGGAGATATTTCTGTAAAAACAACTGGAGATATTTCTATTCTTGGGGGCTCAGACTCTCTTGGAGAAAAATTTGCTGGAATTGGATTTGGTCAAGAATTTGCAACTAAATCAACTCACCACTTTACTTCAAAGTCAGTCTCTGTTGAGTCGGGGGAAAACATTTACCTTCAGTCAGGACAAGGCTCTAACCCTGCATTTATCGGCGCTTTCACAGGAAACCACAATGGGACTGTCCATGCTGATATTGGAACTGTCTATGTGAAATCAGGAGGAATAATCTCTCTTCTTGGAAATACTTATGAAAACGCAAGCGCAGACAGTGCTATAGGAATTACTGGATCTAATGGATCAGGGCATTGCTCTATTGATATCTTTGCAGGAAAAGGACTTCAACTATTAGGGAGCACCCTTCCAAATGGGGTATCTAATGTCTCCATTCAAAATGGATTAGAAAACGGCTTAATTGAAGGATCTATTAGTATTACGGTCCTCAATGGCGATACAGTACTCAGCGGTGGGATGAACAAGCCTTCAGCAAGTAGCCATGCCTTTGTCCGCTCAAATGGCGATTTAGATGTAAATATTCTAAACGGAAATCTAGACTTAATAGCAAGTGACCCTGCCTATTTCATATCTAAGGGAATAGCGAAAATTTATGCATCGGATGATATCACACTAACTGGGAATGGATGCAACAACCCTGCTCATATTTCACACACTGGACTATTATCGGTTAAAGCAGGACAACACCTTAGACTTTTAAAAAACTCTTTCATTGAAAACAAGAGTGGTGTGTTAACTGTTATTGCGGGTAAAAACCTTGACTTATCCTCTTTGTCTTCGATTTCAAACTTATCAGGCAACCCTATGAATATTGTCGTCGACCATAGCGCGTCCAACTCCCCAGACTATGGGAATGGAGCCCTAATTATGGCAAAAGGGTCAAAGATCTATGGAACTGGACCTATTCAGATTTATACTTCTAGACAAGAGCTAAACCAAATTCATGGAATGATTGGTGAAACGTTATTTACTCCAGGAAACCTTTTCGTACCTCAAACTCCTGAAAAATGGCTCTCCCGGTATTCTAACAGCTTTTATCATTCAGGTTCTCCATTCACCATCCACTATAAAGACGGTGTTCTTTCGCCTCAAAGAATTGAACGTAGCCAGGTCATTATTAGCGAAATGCTTACGGATCTTCACCCCTATGATGAATACTTAGGATGGCTGCTGGAGTTCCAAACAGCTTATGCTGAGTTAGAGTCTACGAAAATGGATGGGAAGGCAACTTCTAGCTTTCAAGTTATCCCAGACCAACTACACTACCTTCGCATGAAGAAGAACTTTGATCACAGTCCAAGAATGACCCATTTTGTCACCTTCCCAAAAACGCTTAATACAGGAAAAAAATGA
- the ispG gene encoding (E)-4-hydroxy-3-methylbut-2-enyl-diphosphate synthase — MKYLESVYQTKRRRTREVMVGPVGVGGDNPIRIQSMTNSNTRDVDATVDQIIRLADSGCEIARVTVQGKKEAEACEGIKSALIQKGYTIPVVADIHFYPPAAMLVAEFVDKVRVNSGNFVDRRATFKTIDYDDKTYAAELYKIRDTFGPLVEKCKKLKRAMRIGTNYGSLSDRIMNRYGDSPLGMVESALEFARVCREYNYHDFMFSMKASNPLLMIQSYRLLVAEMMKLGWDYPLHLGVTEAGNGEDGRVKSAIGTGSLLLEGIGDTIRVSLTEDPWLEIDPCKRLIDFSNSYQGKGTIPFIETKRDIREIKRRYTRHVAPLHRDGSVILWGEKDDQFNVDAFFNGEGIFYEDEMLPVVSVDDLDREKAVVYIKDGDPTVWSKLLEKSVEFIMLEFTESVIHQGRYFFEWIQEAKLDLPVILVGNYSLSEEDTVIHASAEIGALLADGLGEGVLLKTKLSPEKAASLSFNILQGCRMRATKTEFIACPSCGRTLFDLQAVTQKIRAQTAHLPGVKIAIMGCIVNGPGEMADADFGYVGSGREKIDLYVGKMCVKRGIHYTEAVHQLIQLIKDHDRWVEPKIEELIPIGTES, encoded by the coding sequence ATGAAGTACTTAGAATCGGTGTACCAGACTAAACGGCGCAGGACTCGCGAAGTCATGGTTGGTCCTGTTGGAGTGGGAGGGGACAACCCCATCCGCATCCAATCAATGACGAATTCCAATACCCGCGATGTCGATGCTACGGTTGACCAGATTATCCGTCTTGCGGATAGCGGATGCGAGATTGCGCGAGTTACCGTCCAGGGAAAGAAAGAAGCGGAAGCATGCGAGGGGATTAAAAGTGCCCTCATCCAAAAGGGATACACCATCCCCGTTGTTGCAGATATTCACTTTTACCCTCCGGCTGCGATGCTTGTTGCAGAGTTTGTCGATAAGGTTCGGGTGAACTCTGGCAACTTTGTAGACAGGCGTGCGACGTTCAAAACGATTGATTATGACGATAAGACCTATGCTGCTGAGCTCTATAAAATTCGGGATACGTTTGGCCCTTTAGTCGAAAAATGCAAGAAGTTGAAAAGAGCTATGAGAATTGGAACGAATTATGGTTCTTTATCGGACCGGATTATGAATCGTTATGGCGATTCTCCCCTTGGAATGGTCGAGTCAGCCCTTGAGTTTGCCCGTGTTTGCCGTGAGTATAACTACCATGATTTTATGTTCTCTATGAAAGCAAGCAATCCTCTTTTAATGATTCAGTCCTATCGCCTTTTGGTGGCTGAAATGATGAAGCTAGGGTGGGATTACCCCCTACATTTGGGAGTGACGGAGGCTGGCAATGGAGAAGATGGTCGTGTTAAATCTGCTATTGGAACCGGTTCTCTACTTCTAGAAGGTATTGGGGATACTATTCGTGTTTCCCTTACAGAAGACCCATGGCTTGAGATTGACCCATGCAAACGACTCATTGATTTTTCAAATAGTTATCAAGGAAAAGGGACAATTCCGTTTATCGAAACTAAGCGAGATATCCGCGAGATTAAAAGGCGCTATACGCGCCATGTTGCTCCTCTTCATCGTGATGGTTCTGTGATCCTGTGGGGAGAAAAAGACGATCAGTTCAATGTTGACGCATTTTTCAACGGAGAGGGGATTTTTTATGAAGATGAGATGCTTCCAGTTGTCTCAGTAGACGATCTTGATAGAGAGAAGGCTGTTGTTTATATCAAAGATGGCGATCCTACCGTCTGGTCAAAGCTACTTGAAAAGAGCGTTGAGTTTATCATGTTAGAGTTTACTGAATCGGTGATTCATCAAGGGCGCTACTTTTTTGAATGGATCCAAGAAGCAAAGCTCGATCTTCCAGTTATTCTTGTCGGCAACTATTCTCTTTCTGAGGAAGATACAGTCATTCACGCTTCGGCAGAGATTGGGGCCCTTCTTGCAGATGGGCTTGGGGAAGGGGTCCTTCTCAAAACTAAACTCAGTCCAGAAAAAGCTGCTTCACTCTCATTTAATATCCTTCAAGGATGTCGAATGAGAGCGACAAAAACCGAATTTATTGCATGCCCAAGCTGTGGAAGGACTCTGTTTGATCTGCAAGCGGTTACACAAAAAATTCGTGCTCAGACGGCGCATCTTCCCGGTGTTAAAATTGCCATCATGGGATGTATCGTTAATGGTCCTGGGGAAATGGCTGACGCGGACTTTGGCTATGTCGGTTCGGGACGAGAGAAGATCGATCTCTATGTTGGCAAAATGTGTGTTAAGCGGGGGATTCATTATACTGAAGCCGTTCATCAACTGATTCAGCTTATAAAAGATCATGATCGTTGGGTTGAACCCAAAATAGAAGAACTGATACCCATAGGAACGGAGTCATGA
- a CDS encoding protein-tyrosine phosphatase family protein: MSLVKETSHGHWSHLEIKIEGSKISGYHFATWKDQNEAEVEIVSTMIETILIEMQGKSNPLIVSNFRAGVGRTGTLLKALHFYQMIQRGEKDPSKYTLEAIVVVVNEFREKRGEAQFVQTEKQFIMLWSLIQKFYNQKFS; encoded by the coding sequence GTGTCGCTTGTTAAGGAAACGAGCCATGGCCATTGGAGTCATCTAGAAATTAAGATTGAGGGTTCCAAAATCAGTGGATATCATTTCGCCACATGGAAGGATCAAAATGAAGCGGAAGTTGAGATTGTTTCTACGATGATTGAAACAATTCTTATAGAAATGCAAGGAAAGTCTAACCCCCTTATTGTAAGCAATTTTAGAGCTGGTGTTGGTAGAACGGGGACATTGCTAAAGGCGCTCCACTTTTATCAAATGATTCAGAGAGGAGAAAAAGACCCTAGTAAATATACTTTGGAGGCAATTGTTGTCGTGGTTAATGAGTTTCGAGAAAAACGGGGAGAAGCACAGTTTGTTCAAACAGAGAAGCAGTTTATCATGCTCTGGAGTTTGATCCAAAAATTTTATAATCAGAAGTTTTCTTGA